TTAACTGCAGAGATTTGTGGAAAGTATCCTACGACAAAATTGAATCAGACTCAGATCCATATCCTGTGGACGCTCATTGTCAATGACTTCTTTTCCTACAGCGAATAGCTTGAAGTTCAGCAAGTTGCACATGTTTGGTTTCAGCAGCACATGTACAAACACAACGCAAAAAAACAGGCAGAAAGTTCTCTTAGCTGACATTTTTGGGGAACAGTTCTAGAGAAGGTACGTCGCTTGGATCATTTCAGTAAtgtatttaaaattcatcaatTCATTTGTTGTTTTCAGTTAGTTCTGCAACATCTGATAATAATATCCTGCATAGGAGAGCAGAGTTTGCAAAGACCAAGTACTTGGCAGGTAAAATCTAGTCAATTTTATGATGGAGGCATTGCATATATGCACTTCTATTCATTGAATAGCTAGTCCCAAGTcctgagcaaaaaaaaaaaaatcttgtagttatcagattttatttatttatttattttactgAGAAATGTAGGAGACATGCTCTATTAAGTAAATACAGGTTAATATAGATTTGGATGATTTGTTATTGATTTTGAAATTACTAATGTTGTATGAAAGACTTTATCTTTAGTGTTGATCCAACATGTATACACCTGAACACTAACCAAAAAGGATAGACAAAATCAAAATTAGAATCACAATAACAATGCTATCACCTGACAAATCGTGGCTGTTACAGAAACTTGCATGTTCCAGGGATCATCATTTTATTTGTCACCTGATTAGAAGTCTGTAATCTGCCTTTGTTTCATGAAATAACCACTTGGGCTTGTTGATGCGCAAGTTATTGTTCCCGGATGTTAATGCCCGAGACGCACATGAGGTTACTGAAAGTAGGTGTGCAGAACTTTTTTTCTCGGTAGATCCTGCAACCATCAAAGATAAAGATTGCTATGTAATTATTGCTTTTCCTCAAAGGAAGCATCAGGGCAATTTTACATAAGTTCATCAGAAACTATTAtcataacaacccaggatcttatccaaaaaggctagccaaaaggtattatttagattccttGATCCCATATAAGTATCCAATATTTACCAAGCGAATaactaatgtgggactaaacacacgcccgcacgagtcctcacaaCTATATGAAAGACCTTTCTAGAAACTAAAACAAAGAGACACGAGGATTTCATGTACTCTCGCTCCCTCATGGTTTGTCGATCCATCTTATCAAGCTTCCCCTGCAGATTCTGATGCCCTGTATATCTTGATGAATAAGATGGCCCCTGTTAGATTTTCATCTGCAATGGCTCCTGGCAAGGCTTCATTTCAATCAACCTGTTCCCAGATTTATCCGAAAACAACCCAACTAAATCTGAACTCGAgtcatttgaatcatatttGAATTAAAAGATACGACCTCAACCATCCAAAACGAATACAATATGGATCAGAAACTCTTCTTGAATTTGAGAATAGCAACTGTTATATATTTGATCACTACTCTCTCTGTTCATAACTTCAAGAAAACGCTTTTTGCACACATGCGTGTACCCAGACAGGGTTTTTGATGGGCTGCGGGGGATAAAATGGGTATAAATGACCCGCGGGTTACGGTGCCACTATTATGTGAAGCAGTAATTTCCTTTCCCGCGATTTGATAGGATGTACTCAAGCTAAAGCTATATAAATTGCcgcatttaccaaaaaaaaaaaaaaagcagtaaTCTAACTTATACCTGATTATTGTTTTTGTACAGGGAGTTGGTGCATCATAATTTATTAGTGCTGTTATAGCTATTGTTTTCTTGCATCATATATCTGTGATCTGCTTAAATAATTACCAATCCATTTATGCTTCTCATGGTTTTTGTTTGGATTATTCTTGTGCAGATTCAACCTCAAATATTGCTGAAATCAATAAATTAAATCTCAAAATGTACTAGTCCAATTCAAGCGGACCTTTAATACATACATCAGATTAAGATCATGCAAGAACTCGATCTAACCTGACCCGGTTGCAGCCTTAGCCCTTTAATTCATGGAAATAAGAGAGGCCACCTCAATGCTCCAAAGTGCTCTCACCTGCCGCGTTGCTACCCACAAATCACAAGCCTCCAAAGAACACGGAAGAAACCTCGAACAAGTTCTAGACCACTGGAATCTTCGCCACCTTTTCTGGTGGCCTCGCGGTCCACGTCGTGGCCCATGTCCATATGTGATGCTCATACGGTCCACGTCAAAAACCAAGCCATGGAGGTGATGCGGCCTCGTGACAGCCACCCCTTTGCCCATGTCctgcttctttttctctcccacCTCCTCTATAAATCTCGCCATCTAACAATTGCCTTCAATTCAACTCCTCCCACAAGGAAAATATCTCAAGATCTCAAACTCACATTTGATTCCTCCGCATTCTTAATTACTTCTTGCTACTCTTTGCTTCTGTATACTCTATTCTTGCACTTAGAGGCTCGAAGATGGCGACTTCAGCCACGCTAAACTCCTGCATGACAGGCCTCATGCCACTTGCCGGCTTGAGGAGCCATTCTACAGGCCTTCGCTCCACTTGCTTGCTGCCACATCAGCGTGCTGCCGGTGCCATGCGCATTGGCTGCCAAGCCAAGGTGAGAGTGATCACTAAACACTGCAGCATTCTTTACCTGCCTTTGCTCATGTGGAAACAGACATTCTAATGCAGTAAACTAGCGCTACATCAAGTAGAGATGTACTGAGTTCTGAGAATTTGTTATGGTAGTCTATAGTTTCTGTTAGTATATGCACTCCTTGATTTCAGGAGAAAATATTAAACTAAGAAAGGGAGGATGCGATGCATTTAATTTATTTGGGTGTCATGGATGGTAGATATATTGGATGGGTGCATAAAAAAAGTTGTAACCAAGTCATTTAGATTGAAGCCGAGTGCTAGGAAACAGCTTAATCGAGTTGGATTTAGCCTGATATTCGCACTCCTTTAAAGTTGGGTTAGAGCTTTAACATGGACATAACTTACTGATTCAATAACATAAAGGTGGAAGAAGGAAAGGTGCCCAAaaggtcaagatgcaactttTAGATTCATCCTTAcagaaaacaaaatatataaaattttaatgacaataatattataaataaaaagtaGTAAAGGAACGCCTCTCCTTTTGGTTTTTATATCTAGGCCCCATTCCAACCATTTTGAGAGATTTTCTCTTTTtggaggtttagtagctttctcaagaaaaaggaaaggagaaTGAAGCCCTTTTGCAGGTATGACAAAGCCGAGTTCAACTCAGACTCAGGAACTCATATAagatctatttttctaaaattgaCGCCATAAGATCTTTAAGAAACGAGGCTTATAAAAACAGATCTCTTCCCGTCTTTGTGAAACCTGTTTTAACGGAATCATATTTTATGAATATCTGTTTTAGTAAAATTCAGTGGCAACCCCAAAAAGAAGGCAAATGACATGCGAATTAGCAGATAGAAGCAATagtcaaaagagaaaaaagaaaagaaagaaagaaacaaacatGGCAAATACCATTACCCTGATTTAATAGCATAACCGCATCATCATTCAGCCTTATCCTGTATCAGCTCAAATTAAATATGAAGGATTAAATCTTGAGTTCATACTctgaaaatgaatgacaaagataAATAGTAGCTTGCATTTTGTGCTCCTCCATCCATACtaacaaaagtattttttttttcttggataaTTAAACAGGATCAGCCGCAGGTGCAAAGAGAGGAGCAAACTATACCTGTCACACCTTCACAGCAGCCGGCTCAGACCCCTCCGAAGCCCAAGGCCAAGGTATGCTAGCTATTAGCATGCATTGCTATCAATCATAATACCTAAATACAAACTCCCTTTTCCCATATAACATAGTGAAACTACTTCGACACAAATGCTCTTGTCAAGGAATCCTGTAATCCATGGATCTTTTTACTGACAAGATTACATTGTATCAAGTACAGATGAAGTATttcatgcaatttcatatatttaggagggtatacatacaaaaaACCCTTATTTCTATGTTCACCACATGAATATTGTCATTAGATGGCAAGTTATAAACCATACATACGTACTAGCATCTCTTAGCTCAATCTAATTACCATCTCGACGCATGACAGGAGAGCACAAAATTTTCAGACATGCTAGCATTCAGTGGGCCAGCACCAGAGAGGATCAATGGAAGGTTGGCAATGGTTGGCTTTGTCTCAGCTTTAGCAGTTGAGTTGGCGAGGGGTGATGGCCTTGCAACTCAGCTAATGAATGGCGGGTTGCCATGGTTTGCAGGAACTGCTGCCTTGTTGTCAGTAGCCTCCCTGGTGCCGTTGTTCAAGGGCGTGAGTGTGCAATCCAAGTCCGGTGGCTTGATGACGGCCGATGCAGAGCTGTGGAATGGCCGGTTCGCCATGCTGGGCTTGGTGGCACTAGCTTTCACTGAGTACTTTAAGGGCGGTCCTCTTGTGTGAAGGACTTCTCATCGGTTCATGTTCAGTTCTTTGATATATTTAGAGATGCAAGCAATGTATGAATACAAGTTAGCATTGTAGATCTCAAATACTTATATTGAAATGAATGAGCTTTTGTAATAATTTTTGGACAATGTTTGGCAACATAAGCCTGGGGTGGATTG
The sequence above is drawn from the Phoenix dactylifera cultivar Barhee BC4 unplaced genomic scaffold, palm_55x_up_171113_PBpolish2nd_filt_p 000007F, whole genome shotgun sequence genome and encodes:
- the LOC103704509 gene encoding early light-induced protein 1, chloroplastic-like isoform X1, with translation MATSATLNSCMTGLMPLAGLRSHSTGLRSTCLLPHQRAAGAMRIGCQAKDQPQVQREEQTIPVTPSQQPAQTPPKPKAKESTKFSDMLAFSGPAPERINGRLAMVGFVSALAVELARGDGLATQLMNGGLPWFAGTAALLSVASLVPLFKGVSVQSKSGGLMTADAELWNGRFAMLGLVALAFTEYFKGGPLV
- the LOC103704509 gene encoding early light-induced protein 1, chloroplastic-like isoform X2, which produces MATSATLNSCMTGLMPLAGLRSHSTGLRSTCLLPHQRAAGAMRIGCQAKESTKFSDMLAFSGPAPERINGRLAMVGFVSALAVELARGDGLATQLMNGGLPWFAGTAALLSVASLVPLFKGVSVQSKSGGLMTADAELWNGRFAMLGLVALAFTEYFKGGPLV